From the genome of Faecalibacterium prausnitzii:
CTGAAGGCAAACGGCATCGGCATCAACGGCAGGACCTACCGCCCGGAGGTCTGGGCACCGGAGGAGGCCCACGGGGTGGACTTTCTCGTGGTCTGCCTGAAATACGGTGCGCTGCCCGGCGCGATGGACAGCATCCGGAAGGCCGTGGGAGCGCACACGGTGGTCATGAGCCTGATGAACGGCGTGGACAGCGAGGAGCGCATCGCTGCTGAGGTGGGGGATGCGCATGTCATCCGCTCGCTCATCAAGGTGGCGTCTCATAAGGAGGCCGACGGCTTCCACTTTGACCCGGACGCCACGCTGGGCATCATCTTCGGCGAACAGGAGGCACCGTTCCAGAGCGAGCGGGTGCAGGCCATCGTGGAATTGTTCGAGGGGAGCGGCATCCACTACCGGGTCACGGAGCACATCCGGGAAGAGATGTGGGCCAAGTTCCGCCTGAACGTCTGCAACAACCTGCCACAGGCCATCCTGGGCGCGGGCGTGGGCTGCTACCGGGACAGCGTACACATGCAGGCCATCAGCGACGGTCTGCGCCGGGAGCTGGAGGCCATTGCAGCGGCCAAAGGCATCGACCTGCGCATCGCCGATGCCGCCGCCGGGCGGGGCAGTGCCGTGCCGCCCACGGCCCGATACTCCACATTGCAGGATCTGGACGCCGGACGCCACACCGAGATCGACATGTTCTCCGGTGCCCTGATGCGGATGGGTGCAGAGCTGGGCATCCCGACGCCTTACAACGAATACACCTACCACATGATCAAGGCGCTGGAAGAAAAGAACGATGGCCGGTTCGACTATACCGGCAGCGAGGCGGTCACCTGGGCAAAATAACGCAGACCGAAGCCCCCATCCCTGCGGTGCAGAGATGGGGGCTTCGTGCCGTTTAATCGAGGAAGAGCTTGTGCATGTGGTTCATGGGGCCGGAACCGCGGCCGAGGTCCAGCATGGCGGACAGACAGCCGGAAATGTATTCCTTGGCCCGCTCGACCGAGGTGTCGAGGTCATAGCCTTTGGCCAGATTGGAGGCGATGGCGCTGGACAGGGTGCAGCCGGTGCCGTGGGTGTTGGGGTTGTGGATGCGCTCTCCACGGAACCACTTCCCGCTGCCGTTCCGCCAGAGCAGGTCGTCGGCATCGTTGACCTTGTGCCCGCCCTTGCAGAGGACGGAACAGCCGTACTGCTCGCTGATCTTCCGGGCGGCGGCTTCCATCCCGGCGGCGTCGGTGATGACTAGGCCGGAAAGGATCTCGGCCTCCGGGATGTTGGGCGTGACGACCTCTGCCAGCGGGAGCAGCTGCTCCGTGAGGGCCTGCAT
Proteins encoded in this window:
- a CDS encoding ketopantoate reductase family protein; this encodes MKMQTVAVLGAGAVGSYVIWGLAEKPGIRLGVLAEGERAARLKANGIGINGRTYRPEVWAPEEAHGVDFLVVCLKYGALPGAMDSIRKAVGAHTVVMSLMNGVDSEERIAAEVGDAHVIRSLIKVASHKEADGFHFDPDATLGIIFGEQEAPFQSERVQAIVELFEGSGIHYRVTEHIREEMWAKFRLNVCNNLPQAILGAGVGCYRDSVHMQAISDGLRRELEAIAAAKGIDLRIADAAAGRGSAVPPTARYSTLQDLDAGRHTEIDMFSGALMRMGAELGIPTPYNEYTYHMIKALEEKNDGRFDYTGSEAVTWAK
- the thiD gene encoding bifunctional hydroxymethylpyrimidine kinase/phosphomethylpyrimidine kinase; translation: MKTALTIAGSDSSGGAGIQADIKTMAANGVFAMSAITALTAQNTTGVTGIFETTPEFLAAQLDAVFPDIYPDAVKIGMVSSAPLIRTIAERLRFYEAKHIVVDPVMVATSGSRLLRDDAMQALTEQLLPLAEVVTPNIPEAEILSGLVITDAAGMEAAARKISEQYGCSVLCKGGHKVNDADDLLWRNGSGKWFRGERIHNPNTHGTGCTLSSAIASNLAKGYDLDTSVERAKEYISGCLSAMLDLGRGSGPMNHMHKLFLD